In Macadamia integrifolia cultivar HAES 741 chromosome 5, SCU_Mint_v3, whole genome shotgun sequence, a single window of DNA contains:
- the LOC122079281 gene encoding SAC3 family protein B yields the protein MQNDGSSISARPDSSQQPKRNRLPSSLPTNEELLRNSSRGVTGRPTVSPPRRGNQLGSFVSGSQTHQVPSTVASYVATQNDGTGISAGPDSFQQIKRTRSPSSSPTNEDLSGNYSQGVTGRSALFPSGWGSQARSPVKETNSHTQEGPSSLGTHVGSHTGGTRLQANLSNQVLRQNRDPPFPSKNEAFNGKSHPIQDANTTTERELQAKAKRLARFSVELSQSVQNADDLKKHKSSGNRHDQSPVHRRKFVPEHPLEAAGDFSNGSILPDSEDLLSSHAIIGLCPDMCPDSEREERERKGDLDKYERLDGDRNQTTEFLAVKKYNRTAEREADLIRPMPVLQKTVDYLLDLLNQPYDNRFLGMYNFLWDRMRAIRMDLRMQHIFNRRAITMLEQMIRLHIIAMHELCEYTKGEGFSEGFDAHLNIEQMNKTSVELFQMYDDHRKKGIDMPSEKEFRGYYALLKLDKHPGYKVEPAELSLDLAKMTPEIRQAMEVLFAREVARACRTGNFIAFFRLARKATYLQACLMHAHFSKLRTQALASLHSGLQNNQGIPITHVRKWLGMEEEDIEDLLEYHGFSVKEFEESYMFKEGPFLNSDSDYPTKCSKLVHLKRSRSILDDVVSSNYVVKLPVKEPKHFPEKMAKIERKAVEFVEMKDSADVVDEDMPDFESNTTPRDGSAVQSMLKTSTDHHLGNVSFEPWVIPEVVYPETPPSMVGRVSSPVSGANLNDFLRRNMPSSVKEMPLVGRDSTPVSNAFWTDSLERNMPSSVKETPLQTLPGDLSQVERNQGLLLDTVLLEDSETQEEVIKQLENKESVDYPEELEGEKALAIQQEAEAFQAKLKLILRIWKRHSSKRRELREQRKLAADAALNLLSLGPPFRPSKTESNIVGELNIDHIVKERHEIQRRLWSRLNVAEVVEGILRERNPNAKCLCWKLLVCFQMNDTGRNGSLQRSQINHFAGRWLLNKLMGVRKEVDDELLVTLPGVSIWKKWSSRLSGSHPTCCLSVIRDIEVDKSDDTAAGASSVLFLVSESIPLEIQKVQLHNLIMSLPCGSRLPLLILSGMLGEEDHDPSLRVVNGLGLHDMDEARIKSFSIKFLTKDQSMEHADEFFSDDNLGEGLQWLARQSPPQPDLLRVKTREVVLTHLNASLEVLDKMNVSEVSPNHCISVFNEALDQSVEEVTCAADTNPACWPCPEIDMLEESSNEHKAVNWFLPSIGWSSAARVEPIKIAINGCKLPLFPDDLSWLDRDLHTGKEVQDQKLELEKCLTRYLTQSSKMMEWTLAARESNVMVQKGARLVLHDSCYHIVPRWVVIFWRVFNWKLMNLSSGIFSVAYVLEHEHESSLKENSMVTSQVETPELEIVDNLRYQNDTLPPYFLSQLSLDEMIEVGCNSLPSWRDRSESDPVHHLSAMEANVNLAVEATTASDLVEDVQIPRQDGEFAETGDTYTSDELNYSNREVAVVRKEKEQADRLSKLLEHCNLLQDMIDEKLSIYF from the exons ATGCAAAATGATGGATCCAGCATTTCTGCTAGGCCTGACAGTTCTCAACAGCCAAAAAGAAACAGGTTGCCCTCTTCATTACCCACAAATGAAGAGTTACTGAGAAATTCTAGTCGAGGTGTCACTGGAAG ACCCACAGTATCTCCTCCTAGAAGGGGTAATCAGCTAGGATCCTTTGTCAGCGGTTCCCAAACTCATCAAGTGCCCTCCACAGTTGCATCCTATGTTGcaacgcaaaatgatggaaccgGCATTTCTGCTGGGCCTGACAGCTTTCAACAGATAAAAAGAACCAGGTCGCCCTCTTCATCACCTACAAATGAAGATTTATCAGGAAATTATAGTCAAGGTGTCACTGGGAG ATCTGCTTTATTCCCCTCTGGCTGGGGTAGTCAGGCAAGGTCGCCTGTCAAAGAGACTAATTCACATACTCAAGAAGGCCCCTCTTCACTTGGAACTCATGTAGGTTCTCACACTGGTGGAACCAGGTTGCAGGCCAATCTTAGCAACCAGGTACTGAGACAGAACAGGGATCCTCCTTTTCCATCTAAAAATGAAGCTTTTAATGGAAAGTCTCATCCCATTCAAGATGCAAATACCACTACTGAGAG AGAGCTACAAGCGAAGGCAAAGCGGCTGGCACGCTTCAGTGTCGAGCTAAGCCAATCGGTGCAAAATGCTGATGATCTTAAAAAGCACAAGTCTTCAGGGAACAGACATGATCAATCTCCGGTGCATAGACGGAAGTTTGTTCCGGAGCATCCCCTTGAAGCAGCAGGGGACTTCTCTAATGGCAGCATTTTACCTGATTCTGAAGACTTGTTGTCTTCCCATGCTATAATTGGGTTATGTCCTGATATGTGTCCAG ATTCAGAAAGGGAGGAGCGTGAGAGGAAAGGAGATCTGGATAAATATGAACGCTTGGATGGAGATAGAAATCAAACTACCGAATTCCTTGCTGTAAAGAAG TATAATAGGACAGCTGAGAGGGAAGCAGACTTGATTAGACCCATGCCAGTCTTGCAGAAGACGGTTGACTATCTTCTGGATTTGCTAAATCAGCCTTATGATAATAGGTTTCTTGGCATGTATAACTTCTTGTGGGATAGGATGAGGGCGATCCGGATGGACCTCAGGATGCAACACATTTTCAACAGAAGGGCAATAACCATGCTGGAGCAAATG ATAAGACTTCACATCATAGCCATGCATGAATTGTGTGAATACACGAAAGGTGAGGGTTTCTCTGAGGGATTTGATGCACACCTCAACATTGAACAGATGAATAAAACATCAGTAGAGTTGTTCCAAATGTATGACGACCACCGGAAGAAGGGAATCGACATGCCCTCAGAGAAAGAATTTCGGGGCTATTATGCACTTCTCAAACTGGATAAGCATCCTGGCTACAAA GTTGAACCTGCAGAGCTCTCACTTGATCTTGCAAAGATGACTCCAGAGATAAGGCAAGCCATGGAAGTTTTATTTGCCCGAGAGGTAGCAAG GGCTTGCAGAACTGGTAATTTCATTGCCTTCTTCCGGCTTGCAAGGAAAGCGACTTACCTCCAAGCATGCCTAATGCATGCGCACTTTTCAAAG TTACGGACCCAGGCACTTGCATCTCTACATAGTGGTCTTCAGAATAACCAAGGAATACCTATAACACATGTTAGAAAATGGCTTGGAATGGAG gAAGAGGACATAGAAGACCTCCTAGAGTACCATGGATTTTCAGTAAAGGAATTTGAAGAATCATACATGTTTAAGGAAGGTCCATTTCTCAACAGTGACAGTGATTACCCTACCAAATGCTCAAAACTTGTTCACCTGAAAAGGTCGAGGAGCATTCTTGATGATGTTGTTTCTTCCAATTATGTGGTGAAATTGCCTGTGAAAGAACCCAAACATTTCCCAGAAAAGATGGCCAAGATTGAACGGAAAGCTGTAGAATTTGTTGAAATGAAGGATTCGGCTGATGTTGTTGATGAAGACATGCCTGATTTTGAATCCAACACTACTCCAAGAGATGGCTCTGCAGTACAGTCAATGCTTAAAACATCTACTGACCACCACTTGGGAAATGTTTCTTTTGAGCCTTGGGTTATCCCTGAAGTTGTTTATCCTGAGACTCCACCATCTATGGTTGGAAGAGTTAGCAGTCCAGTCTCAGGTGCCAATTTGAATGATTTTCTGAGAAGAAATATGCCTTCAAGTGTGAAAGAAATGCCCCTGGTTGGTAGGGATAGCACTCCAGTTTCAAATGCTTTTTGGACTGATTCTCTGGAAAGAAATATGCCTTCCAGTGTGAAAGAAACACCCCTGCAAACTTTGCCAGGGGATCTCTCACAAGTTGAGAGAAATCAGGGGTTACTTTTAGACACTGTGTTGTTGGAGGATTCGGAAACTCAGGAAGAAGTAATCAAACAGCTAGAGAATAAAGAAAGTGTGGATTATCCTGAAGAATTAGAAGGTGAAAAAGCTTTAGCAATTCAACAGGAAGCTGAAGCTTTTCAGGCAAAACTTAAGTTGATCCTAAG GATATGGAAGCGTCATTCTTCAAAGAGAAGGGAGTTACGTGAGCAACGGAAATTGGCAGCAGATGCTGCATTAAATTTATTATCTTTAGGCCCACCATTTCGACCCAGTAAAACT GAATCAAACATTGTTGGTGAGCTTAACATTGATCATATTGTGAAGGAGAGACATGAGATACAGAGGAGATTGTGGTCCAGGCTGAATGTTGCTGAAGTGGTTGAGGGGATACTAAGGGAAAGAAATCCAAATGCCAAGTGCCTTTGCTGGAAACTTCTTGTCTGTTTCCAGATGAATGACACAGGGAGGAATGGATCACTACAGAGAAGCCAAATCAACCATTTTGCAGGGAGATGGTTGCTCAACAAGCTTATGGGTGTCAGGAAGGAAGTTGATGATGAACTGCTAGTTACCTTGCCAGGCGTATCAATATGGAAGAAGTGGTCTAGTAGGCTATCCGGAAGCCATCCGACCTGTTGTTTATCTGTCATCAGAGACATTGAAGTTGATAAATCAGATGATACAGCAGCTGGTGCAAGTTCCGTTCTTTTTCTTGTATCAGAAAGCATTCCATTGGAGATTCAAAAAGTTCAACTCCATAACCTTATTATGTCTTTGCCTTGTGGTTCCCGCTTGCCACTGCTTATCTTAAGTGGCATGCTTGGAGAAGAGGATCATGATCCTTCTCTCAGGGTAGTTAATGGACTAGGACTTCATGATATGGATGAAGCAAGGATAAAGAGCTTCTCGATCAAATTTCTAACAAAAGACCAGTCAATGGAACATGCTGACGAGTTTTTCAGCGATGATAACTTAGGAGAGGGCTTACAATGGCTAGCGAGACAGTCACCTCCACAACCTGATCTCCTTCGTGTTAAGACACGCGAAGTGGTCTTGACTCACTTGAATGCTTCATTAGAGGTTCTTGACAAGATGAATGTGTCTGAGGTGAGTCCAAACCATTGTATATCTGTCTTCAATGAAGCATTGGATCAATCAGTAGAGGAGGTTACTTGTGCAGCTGATACCAATCCTGCCTGTTGGCCCTGTCCTGAGATTGATATGCTTGAGGAATCCAGCAATGAGCATAAGGCAGTGAACTGGTTTTTACCAAGCATAGGGTGGAGTTCAGCTGCAAGAGTTGAGCCAATTAAAATTGCAATTAATGGCTGCAAGCTACCTCTTTTCCCTGATGACTTGTCTTGGTTGGATCGGGATTTGCACACAGGAAAGGAGGTCCAAGATCAGAAATTAGAACTTGAGAAATGCCTCACCAGATATCTGACTCAATCAAGTAAGATGATGGAGTGGACACTGGCAGCAAGAGAGTCGAATGTAATGGTACAAAAAGGTGCTCGGTTAGTGCTCCATGATTCCTGCTACCATATAGTTCCTAGATGGGTGGTGATCTTTTGGCGAGTTTTCAACTGGAAACTAATGAATTTAAGCAGTGGGATCTTCTCAGTAGCTTATGTGTTGGAGCATGAACATGAATCCTCTTTGAAAGAAAACAGCATGGTTACTTCTCAGGTTGAAACTCCTGAATTGGAAATTGTAGATAACTTGAGGTATCAAAACGACACATTACCACCATATTTTCTTAGCCAGCTATCACTTGATGAAATGATTGAAGTTGGCTGCAACTCACTTCCTTCTTGGAGGGACCGATCAGAGTCTGATCCTGTTCATCATCTCTCTGCAATGGAAGCCAATGTTAATTTAGCTGTGGAGGCTACCACTGCCTCTGATTTAGTGGAGGATGTCCAGATCCCTCGACAGGATGGCGAATTTGCTGAGACTGGCGATACTTACACATCAGATGAGTTGAATTACAGTAACCGTGAAGTAGCTGTAGTTAGAAAGGAGAAGGAACAGGCTGACAGATTGAGCAAGTTGTTGGAGCATTGTAACCTTTTGCAGGACATGATTGATGAAAAGCTCTCTATATATTTCTAA
- the LOC122078094 gene encoding uncharacterized protein LOC122078094, whose amino-acid sequence MDREPEELQFLGLFGIYKESFKIILSWRKIFNKITLALILPLTFIFLAHIQISELIMSKLMQNEEALNFTRPNTPTSQRLSDRISSEWVAYWLFKAAYLVVLLIFSLLSTSAVVYSIASIYTAKDLTFKKIMTVVPKVWKRLMVTFLWSFVIVFLYNIVAVVCFVISIIAVNPGTTAGTVLLTVLAILYFCGVVYISIVWHLASVISVLEDFKGINAMTKSKALIKGKMKVAFVIFVMLIIAFILIQFGFEKMVVHGERFGMWSRVFSGIVCFLLLMQLFLFGLVVQTVFYFVCKSYHHESIDKSLLADHLEVYAGEYVPLRGKDIQLEQYEV is encoded by the coding sequence ATGGATAGAGAACCAGAGGAGCTTCAGTTTCTGGGATTGTTTGGAATCTACAaggaatccttcaagatcataCTCTCATGGAGAAAAATCTTCAACAAGATCACCCTTGCCCTAATCCTCCCACTCACCTTCATCTTCCTAGCTCACATCCAAATCTCTGAGCTCATCATGTCCAAACTTATGCAAAACGAAGAAGCCCTAAACTTCACTCGTCCAAATACGCCCACCTCCCAACGCCTTAGCGATCGAATCTCATCGGAATGGGTTGCTTATTGGCTCTTCAAGGCGGCTTATCTCGTCgtccttctcatcttctcccttctctccaCCTCTGCTGTCGTTTACTCAATCGCTTCTATCTACACAGCTAAAGATTTGACCTTCAAAAAAATCATGACTGTCGTCCCCAAGGTCTGGAAGCGCCTCATGGTCACTTTCCTATGGAGTTTCGTCATCGTCTTCCTTTACAATATTGTTGCGGTGGTTTGCTTCGTAATTTCCATTATCGCCGTCAATCCTGGAACCACCGCCGGCACAGTTCTTCTGACCGTTCTTGCCATTCTCTACTTCTGTGGGGTTGTTTATATCAGTATTGTGTGGCATTTGGCTTCGGTTATCTCTGTTTTAGAAGATTTCAAGGGGATTAACGCTATGACCAAGAGTAAGGCTTTGATCAAGGGGAAGATGAAGGTTGCGTTTGTGATCTTCGTTATGTTGATCATCGCATTTATATTGATTCAATTTGGGTTTGAGAAGATGGTGGTACATGGAGAGAGATTCGGGATGTGGAGTAGGGTTTTTTCTGGGATTGTTTGCTTCTTGTTGCTGATGCAGTTGTTTCTGTTTGGGCTGGTTGTTCAAACTGTGTTTTACTTTGTCTGCAAATCGTATCACCATGAAAGCATCGATAAGTCTCTCTTGGCAGATCATCTTGAGGTTTATGCCGGTGAGTATGTTCCTCTCAGGGGAAAGGATATTCAATTGGAGCAATATGAGGTGTAa